The following proteins are encoded in a genomic region of Pirellulales bacterium:
- a CDS encoding PQQ-binding-like beta-propeller repeat protein, whose translation MRSVLGLACCLLLFANTSSLAAETTTPATEWTNWRGPLQNRVAYETGLVDSLDVADDQIIAWKNPQAAGISSPILMNGKLYTIVRAEPFTQNEQEEVICLDAVTGKKLWGRRSNVFLSDVPAERVGWSCCVGDPATGRVYAMGVNGYFQCLDGETGKPIWSHSLNEEFGLLSTYGGRTNVPVVFEDLVITSAVIIGWGEMAQPAHRFVAFNKSTGEVVWFNGTRLRPEDTTYSTPQIAVIDGQALLVFGSGDGAVYAFQPRTGKSVWKCQLSRRGINTPPLVAGERVYIGQSEENFNDTAMGAIACINGKLTGDISQTGLLWINKEVMVGRSLPLLVDNRIYAADDSGALYVFNADSGKPIGRKQKFGTIMMASMLAADGKIYLPTRTTWAVLQPNEKGFKKIAQGRFAPEEECQGSPLAWKGRLYLPTTANLYCFVDKNKQHQSTPLPEIPKESPVEADQKPAQLQISPCELLLRPGDNQKFTARLFNERGQFLKDADAQFEVKGGGQIDADGTLHTSGVAGHTALIVTAKSGELSATARVRVVPPLPWKFDFAGGEVPVTWVGARYRHVVREVDGNPVMVKVTTIPKGTRSQALMGQTDLSDYTIQADVLGNDNEGKVPDIGLIAQRYTLDMMGANQKLQIRSWTSTLTRSKDAPFSWKPGVWYTMKFSVANQDGKALLRGKVWERGKPEPQEWTIEHTDDLPNVAGSPGLFGNATNAEIFIDNISVTPNDIALSKR comes from the coding sequence ATGCGCAGCGTGCTTGGCTTGGCTTGTTGTCTCCTCCTGTTCGCAAACACCAGCTCACTGGCCGCTGAGACGACCACGCCCGCCACCGAGTGGACCAACTGGCGGGGGCCGCTGCAAAATCGGGTCGCCTACGAGACGGGTCTAGTCGATTCGCTCGATGTCGCTGACGACCAGATTATTGCCTGGAAGAACCCTCAGGCTGCCGGTATCTCCAGCCCCATTCTGATGAATGGCAAGCTCTACACCATCGTCCGCGCCGAACCCTTTACACAGAACGAACAAGAAGAAGTCATTTGCCTCGACGCCGTGACCGGCAAGAAGCTGTGGGGCCGGCGCTCCAACGTGTTTCTCTCCGACGTCCCCGCGGAGCGCGTCGGTTGGTCGTGCTGCGTTGGAGACCCGGCGACTGGCCGTGTCTATGCCATGGGCGTCAACGGCTACTTCCAATGCCTCGATGGCGAGACGGGCAAGCCCATCTGGTCGCATTCGCTAAACGAGGAGTTCGGACTGCTCAGCACGTACGGTGGCCGGACCAATGTGCCTGTGGTGTTCGAAGACCTGGTGATTACCAGCGCAGTCATTATCGGCTGGGGCGAAATGGCGCAGCCGGCGCATCGCTTTGTGGCGTTCAATAAGTCCACGGGCGAAGTGGTTTGGTTTAACGGCACCCGCCTGCGTCCGGAAGACACCACCTATAGCACGCCTCAGATCGCAGTGATCGATGGGCAAGCGCTGCTCGTTTTCGGCTCCGGCGACGGCGCCGTATATGCCTTTCAACCGCGCACCGGCAAATCGGTCTGGAAATGCCAGCTCTCGCGCCGCGGCATCAACACACCGCCTTTGGTCGCGGGCGAGCGCGTGTACATCGGGCAAAGCGAAGAGAACTTCAACGACACCGCCATGGGCGCCATTGCCTGCATCAATGGCAAGCTAACGGGCGACATCTCCCAGACGGGACTCCTGTGGATCAACAAAGAAGTGATGGTTGGCCGCAGTTTGCCGCTGTTGGTCGACAACCGTATTTACGCGGCCGACGACTCCGGCGCGCTCTACGTGTTCAACGCCGATAGCGGCAAGCCGATCGGCCGCAAGCAAAAGTTCGGCACGATCATGATGGCCAGCATGCTCGCCGCGGACGGCAAGATTTATCTGCCCACCCGCACCACTTGGGCGGTGCTCCAGCCCAACGAGAAGGGTTTTAAGAAGATCGCGCAAGGTCGCTTCGCGCCGGAAGAAGAATGCCAAGGCTCCCCGCTCGCCTGGAAGGGACGACTCTATCTGCCCACCACCGCCAACCTGTATTGCTTTGTCGACAAGAACAAGCAACACCAGTCGACGCCACTCCCTGAGATCCCCAAAGAATCGCCAGTCGAGGCGGATCAAAAGCCGGCGCAATTGCAGATCAGCCCTTGCGAGCTCTTATTGCGGCCCGGCGACAACCAAAAATTCACCGCCCGCCTGTTCAATGAGCGCGGCCAGTTTCTCAAGGATGCCGACGCCCAGTTCGAAGTCAAAGGGGGCGGGCAAATCGACGCCGATGGCACGCTGCACACCAGCGGCGTCGCCGGCCACACGGCCCTGATCGTTACCGCCAAGTCGGGAGAGCTTTCGGCCACCGCACGCGTGCGCGTTGTGCCGCCGCTGCCCTGGAAGTTCGATTTCGCCGGCGGCGAGGTGCCCGTCACCTGGGTGGGAGCCCGCTATCGGCATGTGGTGCGGGAGGTCGACGGCAACCCCGTGATGGTCAAGGTCACCACCATCCCCAAAGGCACGCGCAGCCAGGCGTTGATGGGCCAGACCGACCTGTCTGACTACACCATTCAGGCCGATGTCTTGGGCAATGACAACGAAGGCAAGGTGCCCGACATCGGCCTCATTGCCCAGCGCTACACACTGGACATGATGGGCGCCAATCAAAAGTTGCAGATCCGCAGTTGGACATCGACCCTCACGCGCTCGAAAGACGCGCCGTTTTCTTGGAAGCCCGGCGTCTGGTACACGATGAAGTTCAGCGTCGCCAATCAGGATGGCAAGGCCTTGCTCCGCGGCAAGGTCTGGGAGCGCGGCAAACCGGAACCGCAGGAGTGGACCATCGAACACACCGATGACCTGCCAAACGTCGCCGGCAGTCCCGGCCTGTTTGGCAACGCCACCAACGCCGAAATCTTTATCGACAACATCAGCGTGACGCCCAACGACATCGCGCTTTCCAAGCGCTAG
- a CDS encoding PQQ-binding-like beta-propeller repeat protein, with translation MMARNIVCAVLFASLAVWSLAAAPAKKSTAKINLVAASASAYKPNPLADAQVGPNDWNQWAGSPVRNNVATAKNIPAEWEVGDFDDDDKWVAGSGKNIKWAARLGSQSYGNPVVANGKIYVGTNNGAGYLKRYPAEVDLGCLLCFNEADGKFLWQHSSEKLPTGRVHDWPLQGICCAPLVEGDRLWFVTSRGEVACCDTEGFHDEENDGPFKEEKSTDKDEADVLWYFNMMEKLGTSQHNMCSCSVTAVGDILFVNTSNGMDESHINLPSPDAPSFFAMDKNTGEVLWTDDSPGRNILHGQWSSPAWAVIGGVPQVLFGGGDGWLYSFLGDRTADGKPQLLWKFDCNPKESKWALGGRATRNNIIATPVIYNDLVYVAVGEDPEHGEGIGHLWCIDPTKRGDVSSELAFNVKDLKTPIPHRREQAVIKEQGEVARPNPNSAAVWHYSETDANGDGKVAFEESMHRTIGTVAIADDLVYVADFCGLVHCLDAKTGKPHWTHDMLAASWGSPLIVDGKVYIGDEDGDVTIFKLSPELEVIAEINMQNSVYSTPIVANGVLYISNKGHLFAIQADGK, from the coding sequence ATGATGGCTCGCAATATCGTCTGTGCTGTGCTATTCGCCTCGTTGGCCGTTTGGTCGCTGGCCGCCGCGCCCGCCAAGAAGTCAACCGCGAAAATCAATCTGGTCGCAGCCAGCGCCTCGGCATACAAACCCAATCCCTTGGCCGACGCGCAAGTTGGGCCAAACGATTGGAACCAGTGGGCCGGTTCACCCGTCCGCAACAACGTCGCCACTGCCAAGAACATCCCCGCCGAGTGGGAAGTCGGCGACTTCGACGACGATGACAAGTGGGTCGCCGGGTCGGGCAAGAACATCAAGTGGGCCGCGCGGCTTGGTTCGCAAAGCTACGGCAACCCGGTCGTCGCCAATGGCAAGATCTACGTCGGCACCAACAATGGCGCCGGCTACCTCAAGCGCTATCCGGCCGAGGTCGATCTGGGCTGCCTGCTCTGCTTCAACGAGGCGGACGGCAAGTTCCTCTGGCAACACTCCAGCGAAAAGCTGCCCACCGGACGCGTCCACGATTGGCCGCTGCAAGGCATTTGCTGCGCCCCGCTGGTCGAAGGGGACCGGCTGTGGTTTGTCACTAGCCGCGGCGAGGTGGCCTGCTGCGACACCGAAGGCTTCCACGACGAAGAGAACGACGGCCCCTTCAAGGAGGAGAAATCGACCGACAAGGACGAGGCCGACGTGCTGTGGTACTTCAACATGATGGAGAAGCTCGGCACCTCGCAGCACAACATGTGCAGTTGCTCCGTCACCGCCGTCGGCGACATCCTCTTTGTCAACACATCCAACGGCATGGACGAATCGCACATCAATCTGCCCTCGCCCGACGCGCCCAGCTTTTTCGCCATGGACAAGAACACCGGCGAGGTGCTGTGGACCGACGATTCCCCCGGCCGCAATATCTTGCACGGCCAGTGGTCGTCGCCCGCCTGGGCCGTGATTGGCGGCGTGCCGCAAGTCCTTTTTGGCGGCGGCGACGGTTGGCTGTATAGCTTCCTCGGCGACCGCACCGCAGACGGCAAGCCGCAATTGCTCTGGAAGTTTGACTGCAACCCCAAGGAATCGAAGTGGGCCCTCGGCGGCCGCGCCACCCGCAACAACATCATCGCCACTCCGGTAATCTACAACGACCTGGTCTATGTCGCCGTGGGCGAGGATCCCGAACATGGCGAGGGCATCGGCCACTTGTGGTGCATCGATCCCACCAAACGCGGCGACGTCAGCAGCGAGCTTGCGTTTAACGTCAAGGACTTGAAGACCCCAATCCCGCATCGACGCGAGCAGGCCGTCATCAAGGAGCAAGGCGAAGTCGCTCGCCCCAACCCCAACTCGGCCGCCGTCTGGCATTACAGCGAGACCGACGCCAACGGCGACGGCAAAGTCGCCTTCGAGGAGTCGATGCATCGGACTATCGGCACCGTCGCCATTGCCGACGATCTGGTCTACGTCGCCGATTTTTGCGGACTGGTCCACTGCCTCGACGCCAAGACCGGCAAGCCGCACTGGACGCACGACATGCTGGCGGCCTCCTGGGGTTCGCCGTTGATCGTCGATGGCAAGGTGTATATTGGCGACGAAGATGGCGATGTCACCATCTTCAAGCTGTCGCCCGAACTGGAAGTGATCGCCGAGATCAACATGCAGAACTCGGTCTACAGCACGCCGATCGTGGCCAACGGAGTGCTGTATATCTCCAACAAGGGTCACCTGTTCGCGATCCAGGCAGACGGAAAGTGA
- a CDS encoding response regulator, whose product MPKRVLDIGNCVPDHTALRALIEGQFGAVLDRAHQWQDAEAQLRSATYDLVLVNRKLDVDYTDGLDIIHKLQADAALRQVPVMMITNYADHQATAVAAGALVGFGKLELGAPATREKLSAVLGQPVGK is encoded by the coding sequence ATGCCGAAGCGCGTGCTCGACATCGGTAATTGTGTCCCCGACCACACGGCGCTGCGCGCCTTGATCGAGGGGCAATTCGGCGCCGTGCTCGATCGGGCGCATCAGTGGCAAGACGCGGAGGCGCAGCTTCGCAGCGCGACCTACGACCTGGTGTTGGTCAATCGCAAGCTCGACGTCGACTACACCGATGGCCTCGACATCATCCACAAGCTCCAGGCCGATGCGGCGCTACGGCAAGTGCCGGTCATGATGATCACCAACTACGCCGATCATCAGGCCACGGCCGTGGCGGCCGGCGCACTGGTGGGCTTTGGCAAGCTGGAACTTGGCGCCCCCGCCACGCGCGAGAAATTGTCTGCCGTGCTGGGGCAACCAGTCGGCAAGTAA
- a CDS encoding HEAT repeat domain-containing protein, with amino-acid sequence MQLGSESTRSRWMTGLLYALTCLIGLGAVVGCGRDEAPVDPQVYLDAHDLNKNLELARSKDARMRILGCIRLGRMGAESQSALAELEKIAAKDKDPKVRKAASDAVAKIKSPAS; translated from the coding sequence ATGCAGCTTGGCAGTGAATCGACCCGCTCACGTTGGATGACCGGTTTGCTCTATGCGTTGACTTGCCTGATCGGCTTGGGCGCGGTTGTCGGCTGCGGCCGCGATGAGGCGCCGGTTGATCCGCAGGTTTATCTTGACGCGCACGACCTCAACAAGAACCTGGAGTTGGCGCGATCCAAGGACGCGCGGATGCGCATTCTGGGCTGCATCCGCCTGGGCCGCATGGGCGCCGAATCTCAGTCGGCGCTGGCGGAACTGGAGAAGATAGCGGCCAAGGACAAGGACCCCAAGGTTCGCAAAGCGGCGTCCGACGCGGTGGCCAAGATCAAGTCGCCGGCGAGTTGA
- a CDS encoding DUF1559 domain-containing protein, whose translation MSRAHLRNRGFTLVELLVVIAIIGILIALLLPAVQAARQAAWRAQCTNNMRQLGISMHNYHTALGSFPPGFTFGRGSDPPGFVNGKLDTGGGGFYTNAFLSLCPYFEQATVTSLYNPRASWEDQSPAIMSATIPMLICPANGNKQNPATEQYMADIVASLGAATGSSFGVTDYVLCKGVGDAWCVTAGRILSWADIVGQPQAPLGSGLTYQERGMFDASLPVETGFGGAEFTCTENMVGDGLSNTFCMGEGAEGPNWQVCSKTSDPTRLYGTCAPVDATDDPTTPGRKLPAYQFWTMPANLYRLSKQNLKLTGIFACTLEPLNQNPIKETVVDEPVGMMFCRPSIDWAGNGTQSSIPWNHRTSSFRSDHKGGGNFMMADGSVHFIAETIQMDIYRGLSSIQGGSEPSPVVAGNETASIPQ comes from the coding sequence ATGAGTCGCGCCCATTTGCGTAATCGTGGCTTCACGTTGGTGGAGCTGTTGGTGGTGATTGCGATCATCGGGATTTTGATCGCCCTGCTATTGCCCGCGGTGCAGGCGGCGCGGCAGGCGGCGTGGCGGGCGCAATGCACCAACAACATGCGTCAGCTTGGCATCTCCATGCACAACTACCATACGGCGCTTGGGTCGTTTCCGCCGGGCTTCACTTTTGGCCGCGGCAGTGATCCGCCCGGCTTTGTCAACGGCAAGCTCGATACCGGCGGCGGCGGCTTCTACACCAACGCGTTCCTCTCACTGTGTCCTTATTTTGAACAGGCCACGGTGACTTCGCTTTACAATCCACGCGCCAGTTGGGAAGACCAGTCCCCGGCGATCATGTCGGCCACGATTCCGATGCTGATCTGCCCCGCGAACGGCAACAAGCAGAATCCCGCGACTGAACAGTACATGGCGGATATCGTCGCTTCGCTGGGCGCCGCCACTGGCAGTTCGTTTGGAGTGACCGACTACGTGCTCTGCAAAGGTGTCGGCGATGCCTGGTGCGTGACCGCGGGCCGAATACTGAGTTGGGCAGACATCGTCGGTCAGCCGCAGGCGCCGTTGGGCTCTGGCTTGACGTATCAAGAACGCGGAATGTTCGACGCGTCGCTCCCCGTGGAGACCGGCTTCGGCGGCGCCGAGTTCACCTGCACCGAGAACATGGTGGGAGATGGACTCTCGAACACCTTCTGCATGGGCGAGGGCGCCGAAGGCCCCAACTGGCAAGTGTGCAGCAAGACCAGCGATCCCACCCGTCTCTACGGCACTTGCGCGCCGGTCGACGCGACAGATGATCCGACCACTCCGGGACGGAAGCTGCCTGCATACCAATTTTGGACCATGCCCGCGAATCTCTATCGACTGTCTAAGCAAAATTTGAAGCTGACCGGAATATTTGCCTGCACCTTGGAGCCGCTCAACCAAAATCCGATCAAGGAAACGGTGGTGGATGAGCCGGTGGGCATGATGTTCTGCCGCCCCAGCATCGACTGGGCTGGCAATGGAACACAGTCGAGCATCCCTTGGAACCATCGCACCAGCAGTTTCCGCAGCGACCACAAGGGAGGCGGCAATTTCATGATGGCCGACGGCTCCGTGCATTTCATCGCGGAGACGATCCAGATGGACATCTATCGCGGCCTCTCCAGCATTCAGGGGGGATCGGAGCCCTCGCCAGTGGTCGCTGGCAACGAGACCGCCAGCATTCCTCAGTAG
- a CDS encoding PEP-CTERM sorting domain-containing protein encodes MHRAITVLVGLAVLGATTQSMAAPVTYTLVPSQSVLSLSGNLFGFPFLEQKAGSLSAQYSGTITADLSGGVLTFGSGTSIMAGAFSPDSPFNPTDEGGANDVYGGTASFVEAAFYNIQIAILGGTIEDGVAPNTLNLGWVEDINGDGVGGFRSTLGDGDLTGDANNQTVELASLTTSGGVETLTFHIFSPNPVEQNDVVIGSIDMSGWITATRSVQLPGDANGDGFVNGADYTIWADNFQKAGGFAQGDFNGDGKVDGADYTIWADNFTPGSAAVPVPEPASLVLAALGMIGLALGLRRRS; translated from the coding sequence ATGCATCGAGCTATCACGGTCTTGGTTGGCCTCGCGGTTCTTGGCGCCACAACGCAAAGCATGGCGGCCCCTGTCACCTACACCCTGGTTCCATCACAAAGCGTTTTGTCGCTCTCGGGCAACTTGTTTGGCTTCCCCTTCCTGGAACAAAAGGCGGGGTCGCTGAGCGCTCAGTACAGCGGCACAATTACGGCAGATTTGTCTGGCGGCGTTTTGACCTTTGGATCGGGCACCAGCATCATGGCCGGCGCGTTCAGCCCCGACAGCCCCTTCAATCCAACCGATGAGGGGGGCGCCAACGATGTCTATGGCGGCACCGCATCGTTTGTTGAAGCCGCGTTCTACAACATTCAGATTGCGATTCTCGGAGGCACCATTGAGGATGGCGTGGCGCCCAACACACTCAATCTGGGTTGGGTGGAAGACATTAACGGCGATGGCGTAGGCGGATTTCGCTCGACGCTGGGCGATGGCGACCTCACCGGCGATGCGAACAATCAAACCGTCGAGTTGGCCAGTTTGACCACCAGCGGGGGCGTCGAGACGCTGACGTTCCATATTTTCAGCCCCAATCCCGTTGAGCAGAACGATGTGGTGATCGGCAGCATCGACATGAGCGGCTGGATCACCGCCACGCGCTCGGTGCAACTGCCCGGCGACGCCAACGGCGATGGCTTTGTGAACGGCGCCGACTACACCATCTGGGCCGACAACTTCCAGAAGGCTGGCGGATTCGCCCAAGGCGACTTCAACGGCGACGGCAAGGTCGACGGCGCCGACTACACCATTTGGGCCGACAACTTCACCCCTGGCAGCGCGGCGGTTCCGGTCCCCGAGCCGGCATCGTTGGTGCTGGCCGCCTTGGGGATGATCGGCCTGGCCCTCGGGCTGCGCCGTCGCTCGTAG
- a CDS encoding BBP7 family outer membrane beta-barrel protein gives MKARIAGLLLTLVTMTGLVFAQAPQPPATSETEAPLGTDAQEAIPELPASEIPDAEAPAAEAGLPAADEAAPPDAPAMDDPGAEPPGNAPSEPETLPANEPAAPAAGAAPQREAVAAPAAPIAEGGQIIHEGEPLWPDYYGPDYLGYDSGHPIGCGCCACETFIIPHGWGQFDYLMWWGKGANLPALVTTSTPGTAINNAGILGQPSTSVLFGDEKVDGRMRSGGRLNAGIWLDKSREIGIGGSFLGLGRSATHFGVFSPGEQIIARPFFNVSTGSPDSEVVSFPGVLEGVVSARTSNDLIGAEAYVREALFKSNRRRLDLLYGYRFLRVDESVSISDRTISIDPFSFVPVGTTVYGSESFLTRNAFHGGELGLWYQNQQGRWGWDAMGKIALGNIHETAIISGVTKVMVPGIGNDTQQGSLLALPSNIGRYSRDRFTVVPELQFNLTYCLSQNIRARFGYTFLYMSRVAQAGRQIDTGVNPTQIGGASLVGAARPAFHFKNSDFWAQGMNLGLEFNW, from the coding sequence ATGAAGGCTCGTATCGCTGGTTTGTTGCTGACGCTCGTGACGATGACCGGTTTGGTCTTCGCCCAAGCGCCCCAGCCGCCCGCCACGTCAGAAACGGAAGCGCCGCTAGGCACCGACGCGCAAGAAGCCATTCCGGAGTTGCCAGCCAGCGAAATCCCCGACGCGGAGGCGCCAGCAGCGGAAGCGGGTTTGCCCGCCGCCGATGAGGCCGCCCCGCCAGACGCGCCGGCCATGGACGATCCGGGCGCCGAGCCGCCGGGTAATGCGCCCTCCGAGCCAGAGACGCTGCCGGCCAACGAACCCGCCGCGCCAGCCGCGGGCGCTGCTCCGCAGCGCGAAGCGGTCGCCGCGCCGGCCGCGCCCATCGCCGAAGGCGGCCAGATCATCCACGAAGGCGAACCGCTCTGGCCCGATTACTACGGTCCCGACTACCTGGGCTACGACAGTGGGCACCCCATTGGCTGCGGCTGCTGCGCCTGCGAGACGTTCATCATTCCACACGGTTGGGGACAGTTTGATTACTTGATGTGGTGGGGCAAGGGCGCCAATCTGCCGGCCCTCGTCACTACCAGCACGCCCGGAACAGCGATCAACAATGCCGGCATCCTCGGCCAGCCATCCACATCGGTGCTGTTCGGCGATGAAAAGGTAGACGGGCGGATGCGCTCGGGCGGTCGGCTCAACGCCGGCATCTGGCTCGACAAATCACGGGAAATCGGCATCGGCGGCAGCTTCTTAGGGCTGGGCCGATCGGCCACGCACTTTGGCGTCTTTTCGCCCGGCGAACAGATCATCGCGCGTCCGTTTTTTAACGTATCGACCGGCTCGCCCGACTCGGAAGTGGTGTCGTTCCCGGGAGTGCTCGAGGGGGTGGTGAGCGCTCGCACGTCGAACGACCTCATCGGCGCCGAGGCCTATGTGCGCGAGGCGCTGTTCAAGTCGAACCGGCGCCGGCTCGACCTGCTCTATGGTTATCGCTTCCTGCGGGTCGACGAATCGGTGTCGATCAGCGATCGCACCATCTCCATCGATCCCTTCAGTTTTGTGCCGGTTGGCACGACCGTTTATGGCAGCGAGTCGTTCTTGACGCGCAACGCCTTCCACGGCGGCGAACTGGGTTTGTGGTACCAGAACCAGCAGGGGCGCTGGGGTTGGGACGCGATGGGCAAGATCGCGCTGGGCAACATTCACGAGACCGCGATCATCTCGGGCGTGACGAAGGTGATGGTGCCCGGCATTGGCAACGACACGCAGCAAGGCAGTCTGCTCGCGCTGCCGAGCAACATTGGCCGCTACTCGCGTGATCGGTTCACCGTGGTGCCCGAACTGCAGTTCAACCTCACGTACTGCCTCAGTCAAAACATCCGCGCCCGATTTGGTTACACGTTTCTGTACATGAGTCGCGTGGCGCAGGCCGGCCGGCAGATCGACACCGGGGTAAACCCAACGCAAATCGGGGGCGCTTCGTTGGTGGGGGCCGCGCGGCCGGCGTTCCATTTCAAGAACAGCGACTTTTGGGCGCAAGGCATGAACCTTGGCCTCGAATTCAACTGGTGA
- the lhgO gene encoding L-2-hydroxyglutarate oxidase, producing the protein MPQFDVAIVGGGIVGLATAMSLCESTRAKVVVLEAEAELAIHQTGHNSGVIHSGLYYKPGSHKARNCIAGRELMYRFCAEHGLPFDRCGKVVVATGNSELPALAELERRGRANGLTGMRRITPAELKEREPHATGVAALLVAETGIVDFKRVANQFAEIVARQGGEIRARAKVRKVAQLGGELAIEAGDDVVQARHLVNCAGLQADRIAHLCGADPGVRIIPFRGEYYDLAPERRDLVRHLIYPVADARFPFLGVHFTRRIGGGIEAGPNAVLALRREGYGRLSFSARDALALARFQGFWRMASRYWRTGCEELHRSWSKRAFVRALQKLVPELQAGDLAAGGCGVRAQAVTRDGSLVDDFHIVAADRMIHVLNAPSPAATASISIGREIADMAIRRFGLAAS; encoded by the coding sequence ATGCCGCAATTCGATGTCGCGATTGTTGGCGGAGGCATCGTTGGGCTAGCGACGGCAATGTCGCTGTGCGAGTCGACGCGGGCCAAGGTGGTGGTGCTGGAAGCCGAGGCCGAACTGGCCATACACCAAACCGGCCATAACAGTGGCGTGATTCACTCGGGCCTGTACTACAAGCCCGGCTCGCACAAGGCGCGGAACTGCATCGCCGGCCGCGAGCTGATGTATCGGTTTTGCGCGGAGCACGGCCTGCCCTTTGATCGATGTGGCAAAGTGGTCGTGGCCACCGGCAACTCCGAGCTGCCGGCGCTGGCCGAACTCGAGCGCCGCGGCCGCGCGAATGGCCTAACCGGCATGCGCAGGATCACCCCCGCGGAGTTAAAGGAGCGCGAGCCGCACGCGACAGGCGTCGCCGCGCTACTGGTGGCCGAAACCGGCATCGTCGATTTCAAGCGAGTGGCGAACCAGTTTGCCGAGATCGTTGCTCGACAAGGAGGCGAGATTCGCGCACGCGCGAAGGTTCGCAAGGTGGCGCAATTAGGCGGCGAGTTGGCGATCGAGGCCGGCGACGATGTTGTGCAAGCCAGGCATCTGGTGAATTGCGCTGGCCTACAGGCTGATCGCATCGCGCATTTGTGCGGCGCGGATCCTGGCGTGCGCATCATTCCATTTCGCGGTGAATACTACGACCTGGCGCCGGAGCGGCGCGATCTGGTGCGGCATCTCATCTATCCGGTCGCCGACGCGCGGTTTCCGTTTTTGGGGGTCCATTTCACTCGCCGCATCGGCGGCGGCATCGAGGCCGGACCGAACGCCGTACTGGCGCTACGCCGAGAGGGCTACGGACGCTTGAGCTTCTCCGCGCGCGACGCGCTGGCGCTGGCCCGATTCCAGGGATTTTGGCGCATGGCTAGCCGCTATTGGCGGACCGGCTGTGAGGAATTGCATCGTTCCTGGAGCAAGCGGGCGTTTGTCCGCGCGCTGCAGAAGTTGGTTCCCGAATTGCAAGCTGGCGACCTGGCGGCGGGCGGCTGCGGAGTTCGGGCTCAGGCGGTGACGCGCGATGGCTCGCTGGTCGACGATTTCCACATCGTCGCAGCCGATCGCATGATCCACGTGCTCAATGCCCCATCGCCAGCCGCGACCGCTTCGATCAGCATCGGACGAGAAATCGCCGACATGGCGATACGGCGGTTCGGTCTCGCCGCCAGCTAG
- a CDS encoding SDR family oxidoreductase codes for MAKLIFGCGYLGARVARLWQQRGEQVHAVTRSAETASRWRFAGLSPIVADVTQPASLRDLPLADTVLYAVGHDRAAAPTMHEVYVAGLTNALAALASGIGRFIYISSTSVYGQTDGSWVNEDSPCEPRRENGRLCLQAETLLAQHPLGRRSVRLRLAGLYGPGRIPRASAILAGEPIAAPQRGHLNLIHVDDAARVVLAAEELAVPPARLYTVCDDLPVVRACYYEEMARLLGAPAPTFAPPPPDSPARRRAETDKQVSNSRLRQDIDIQLKFPTYREGLAAIVREAGANATGENR; via the coding sequence ATGGCGAAGCTGATCTTTGGTTGCGGATATTTGGGCGCCCGAGTCGCGCGACTGTGGCAGCAGCGCGGCGAGCAAGTGCATGCCGTGACTCGATCCGCCGAGACCGCCAGTCGATGGCGGTTCGCTGGTCTTTCGCCGATTGTGGCCGATGTCACCCAGCCCGCTTCGCTCCGCGACTTGCCACTCGCCGACACCGTGCTTTACGCCGTTGGGCACGATCGCGCGGCTGCCCCGACCATGCACGAGGTGTACGTTGCAGGTTTGACCAATGCGCTGGCGGCGCTTGCCAGTGGCATTGGGCGGTTTATTTACATCAGTTCCACGAGCGTGTACGGGCAGACCGACGGCAGTTGGGTCAACGAAGATTCCCCCTGCGAACCGCGCCGCGAGAATGGCCGCCTATGCCTGCAAGCCGAAACGTTGCTCGCTCAGCATCCGCTGGGGCGCCGCTCGGTGCGATTGCGACTGGCGGGCCTCTATGGTCCAGGGCGAATTCCGCGCGCCTCGGCGATCTTGGCGGGCGAGCCGATTGCCGCGCCCCAGCGCGGGCATTTGAATCTCATTCATGTCGACGACGCCGCGCGCGTAGTGCTGGCGGCGGAAGAATTAGCAGTCCCACCGGCGCGGCTCTACACTGTGTGCGACGACCTACCGGTCGTTCGCGCGTGCTATTACGAAGAGATGGCCCGTTTGCTTGGCGCCCCGGCGCCGACATTCGCGCCGCCGCCGCCCGACTCGCCCGCGCGCAGGCGTGCCGAGACCGATAAGCAAGTGAGCAACTCGCGACTGCGTCAGGACATTGACATTCAATTGAAATTTCCCACGTATCGCGAGGGCCTGGCCGCCATCGTGCGGGAGGCCGGCGCCAATGCGACCGGCGAAAATCGATAA